The Brachyhypopomus gauderio isolate BG-103 chromosome 1, BGAUD_0.2, whole genome shotgun sequence genome includes a window with the following:
- the ankrd37 gene encoding ankyrin repeat domain-containing protein 37, with translation MFLLESDSLDCTSSLLQAGYAVNGGDDARGQSPAHLAARGGDAFCLLWLLRTGADPNQRDAFGETPVHKAAKAGSLECVSVLAASHAQLQICNNDGDTAEDVAWSAGFQDCARFLGTLRATRRVQTDPSSCTVAERKRGRASSDALDGKRARGGSG, from the exons ATGTTTCTACTCGAATCAGACTCG CTGGACTGCACGAGCAGCCTCCTCCAGGCCGGATACGCCGTGAACGGAGGCGACGACGCACGTGGACAGTCGCCGGCGCACCTGGCCGCGCGCGGAGGAGACGCCTTCTGCTTGCTCTGGCTTCTGCGCACGGGCGCCGATCCCAACCAGCGG GACGCATTTGGAGAGACCCCGGTGCACAAAGCGGCCAAGGCGGGGAGTCTGGAGTGCGTCAGCGTCCTCGCCGCCAGCCACGCGCAACTCCA AATCTGCAACAACGATGGGGACACCGCAGAGGACGTGGCGTGGTCTGCCGGCTTCCAGGACTGCGCAAGGTTTCTcggcacgctgcgcgcgacgcGGCGCGTGCAGACGGATCCGTCGAGCTGCACCGTGGCTGAACGCAAACGAGGGCGCGCGAGCTCGGACGCTCTGGACGGGAAACGAGCGCGGGGCGGCAGTGGGTGA
- the slc25a4 gene encoding ADP/ATP translocase 1 codes for MAEGVVSFLKDFLAGGVAAAISKTAVAPIERVKLLLQVQHASKQITAEMQYKGIIDCVVRIPKEQGFLSFWRGNLANVIRYFPTQALNFAFKDKYKKIFLGGVDKRTQFWRYFAGNLASGGAAGATSLCFVYPLDFARTRLAADIGKGPAEREFTGLGNCLAKIFKSDGIRGLYLGFNVSVQGIIIYRAAYFGIYDTAKGMLPDPKNTHIVISWMIAQTVTAVAGIISYPFDTVRRRMMMQSGRKGADIMYKGTIDCWKKIIKDEGPKAFFKGAWSNVLRGMGGAFVLVLYDEIKKYT; via the exons ATGGCCGAAGGCGTAGTGAGCTTTTTGAAGGACTTTTTGGCCGGCGGTGTGGCCGCTGCGATCTCCAAAACAGCTGTAGCCCCTATTGAGAGAGTCAAGCTACTGTTGCAG GTCCAGCATGCGAGTAAGCAGATCACGGCCGAGATGCAGTACAAAGGCATCATAGACTGCGTGGTCCGAATCCCCAAGGAGCAGGGGTTCCTCTCCTTCTGGAGAGGCAACCTCGCCAACGTGATCAGATACTTCCCCACGCAAGCCCTCAACTTCGCCTTCAAAGACAAGTACAAGAAGATCTTCCTCGGCGGAGTGGATAAGAGAACCCAGTTCTGGCGTTACTTCGCCGGTAACCTCGCGTCCGGTGGTGCTGCCGGAGCAACCTCGCTCTGCTTCGTCTACCCTCTGGACTTCGCCAGAACCAGGCTCGCCGCCGACATCGGGAAGGGCCCCGCGGAGAGAGAGTTCACAGGTCTCGGCAACTGCCTTGCAAAGATCTTCAAGTCCGACGGCATTAGGGGTCTCTACCTCGGGTTCAATGTGTCCGTCCAGGGTATTATCATCTACAGAGCCGCATACTTCGGTATCTACGACACAGCCAAAG GTATGTTGCCAGATCCCAAGAACACACACATCGTCATCAGCTGGATGATTGCCCAGACCGTGACCGCGGTGGCCGGTATCATCTCCTACCCCTTCGACACCGTGAGACGTCGTATGATGATGCAGTCGGGACGTAAAGGAG CCGACATTATGTACAAAGGCACAATCGACTGCTGGAAGAAGATCATAAAGGATGAGGGACCGAAGGCCTTCTTCAAGGGCGCGTGGTCCAACGTGCTCAGGGGCATGGGAGGTGCCTTCGTCCTGGTCCTCTACGACGAGATCAAGAAGTACACATAA
- the cfap97 gene encoding cilia- and flagella-associated protein 97, with product MATYSPKELEGEVDHSFFDSDCEVGVAEVGRAIHEGPEEGMDGPRGKAIQSENPQRERRAEEGGRTEVTDERGQSEEEEVFEAEKGVRRLEEDFSGLQVRKDGAEGAGNRDGEWGEDGRTERGDEESREQRDRPDLRSERGEDRFESRVPEQRREAESGREDSDASSRKSSPLPLSDRSESRRSSQSDDSSSVRSYSSVEPRSEDDDDDDVVIRDEERPPEPQPPEHSLQLSINPVPNKFAGKFRTRSRLSSSEHESSCSSDDQSPTFRSVTPVTPSPPQPPRQGSTNHRDGSTGSEESEDTVTDVTPLSTPDASPKPSFDLSPRKEPPATVASRRTQDAGQRDSSDPDGVERSGALGSGRRVDSVLVASSPAGSSSCSTSGRGRRRRKNYSFTNEEVRRIERENQRLLRELSRTPQRASPCPRSTGSAPSPTHAAGGRRPMGPPTLRLYHTALNRQREQQRIQRDNLSFLKRLESVKATPGMTRSEQLADYQRQAGYLGIPTSLMRPASGRGSRSCSVNQNRTRPETAKPSRTPPPRPAWN from the exons ATGGCGACGTACAGCCCAAAGGAGCTGGAAGGGGAGGTGGATCACTCGTTTTTTGACAGCGACTGCGAGGTGGGCGTTGCTGAGGTGGGCAGGGCCATCCACGAGGGTCCGGAGGAAGGCATGGACGGCCCTCGGGGGAAAGCCATCCAATCAGAAAACCcccagagggagaggagagcagaggaagGTGGAAGGACTGAAGTGACAGACGAGCGCGGCcaatcagaggaggaggaggttttTGAAGCGGAGAAAGGCGtgagaaggttagaagaggatTTTTCTGGTCTTCAGGTGCGGAAGGACGGGGCGGAAGGTGCTGGAAACAGGGACGGAGAGTGGGGGGAGGACGGGAGAACGGAGAGGGGGGACGAGGAGAGCAGAGAACAGAGGGATCGTCCTGACCTGAGGAGCGAAAGAGGAGAGGACCGGTTTGAGAGTCGTGTTCCGGAACAAAGACGGGAGGCGGAGTCTGGACGAGAGGACTCTGACGCCTCTTCCAGGAAGTCCTCGCCGCTGCCGCTCTCTGATAGGTCAGAATCCAGGCGCAGCAGCCAATCGGATGACTCATCTAGTGTCCGCTCCTATTCCTCTGTGGAGCCACGCTccgaggatgatgatgatgatgatgttgtaATCAGGGATGAAGAGCGACCTCCTGAGCCCCAGCCTCCAGAACACAGTCTACAACTCTCCATAAATCCAGTTCCTAACAAGTTCGCTGGCAAGTTCCGGACACGGAGCCGTTTGTCATCGTCCGAGCACGAAAGCTCGTGCAGCAGTGACGACCAGAGCCCCACCTTCCGCTCCGTCACCCCGGTAACGCCATCTCCGCCACAACCACCCCGACAGGGCTCGACCAATCACAGAGACGGGAGTACAGGCTCAGAGGAGTCGGAGGACACGGTCACGGACGTCACACCTCTCTCCACTCCAGACGCCAGCCCCAAACCGTCTTTTGACCTTTCCCCTCGCAAAGAACCGCCGGCAACTGTGGCCAGTCGACGGACACAGGACGCAGGACAGAGGGACAGTTCAGACCCGGATGGAGTGGAGAGGTCTG GGGCTCTGGGCTCAGGGCGGCGGGTGGACAGCGTGCTGGTGGCCTCCAGTCCAGCAGGCTCCTCCTCCTGCAGCACtagtgggcgtggccggcgGCGGCGTAAGAACTACTCCTTCACCAACGAGGAGGTGCGGCGCATCGAACGCGAGAACCAGCGTCTTCTACGGGAGCTCTCGCGCACGCCCCAGCGCGCCTCCCCTTGCCCTCGCAGtacaggctccgcccccagccCCACCCACGCAGCAGGAGGCCGCCGCCCCATGGGCCCACCTACGCTCCGTCTCTACCACACCGCCCTCAACAGGCAGCGGGAGCAACAGCGAATTCAGCGGGACAACCTG tcgtTCCTGAAGCGTCTGGAGTCAGTGAAGGCCACTCCAGGAATGACCCGTTCAGAGCAGCTAGCGGACTATCAGCGACAGGCAGGATACCTGGGAATACCCACCTCACTGATGAGACCTGCCTCag GGAGGGGTTCCAGATCCTGCAGTGTGAACCAGAACAGAACCAGGCCCGAAACAGCCAAACCCAGCAGAACCCCACCCCCACGACCCGCCTGGAACTAA